The genomic DNA CAACCCGCCGCGCGCGCTTCGACACGCACGCCTGCACGTGCTCCTACTACTTCCACCTCTACGAATCGGTAGCCTCGAAGAACGACAGCATTTCGGCCATCAATGCGTCGGGTGCTTCCTCGGGAATTGCGTGGCAGGCAGGCAGCGCGCGGCCGCTGACATCGCGCGCGACCTTGCGCCATTCGGCGAGCGGTTCAGCGCGATGAGCGGGCACGTCATACGCACCCCATAGCACGCGCAGCGGGCAACCGATCTTGTTGCCGCGTTCGATATCGGCGCGGTCGTGTTCGAGATCGAGTTCGTTTGCCGCGGCGGCCACCGTCGTTGCGACCTCCCGCTGCGCATACGCGTCCGACCCAAACGGCGCAGCGACATCGAGCAGCATCAAACGCTCGACGGTGTCCGCATAATCGAGCGCCATCCGCTGCGCCACACGCGCGCCGCGGTCATGCGCACAGACGAGAAAACGCTCGAAGCCAAAGTGGCGCATCACCGCGATCTGATCGGCTGCCATCACGCGCTTCGAAGGCCGCTCGTGCGACGGCACAGCGCCCGGCAGCATCGCCGACGCGCCATCGCCGCGCAGGTCCGTCGCGATCACGGTGAAATGCGCGGCAAGCGGTTGCGCGCACCGATGCCAGACCGTATGCGTTTGCGTATCACCGTGCAGCAAAAGCAGCGGCGGCCCCGATCCGCCCTTGACGCCGTGTATTTCGGCGCCATCGGTTGAGACGCGAAACGGTGTGTACTGGTCGAAGGGCATCGGCGCATTCTCGTTGTCATTGTGAGTGTGCGCATTGTAGAAGGCGGTCGTCCCCGCGCGAGGTGGGTTAGCCCACGCAGATATAGAAACCGAATTCTTACTCCAACGGTCGAGGGGACACACATAGCGGGTTGCAGCCCTATAATCGAACGATCGTTCATAACAATGGGTGAGCAACCGGTAACCGGTTCGGCGAGTGCCGCTCTCGCGCCGCTTCCCGCTACACTCATCATGCCGTGCCGCCGCGCGGCGACACGTCGGCGGCACGTCGGCACGTCGGCAAAGATTCATCGCTCAGGAGACTTCCGCCATGGCATTGCCAGCCGTTCTGCAAAACCTCACGCTGCCGGTCGTCGCTTCACCGATGTTTATCGTCAGCTATCCGGAACTCGTGCTCGCGCAATGCAAGGCCGGCATCGTCGGCGCGTTTCCCGCGCTCAATGCCCGGCCCGCGGAGCGGCTCGACGAATGGCTCACGCAGATTCAGACCGCGCTCGCCGAACACAAGGCCGCGCATCCCGATGCGGTGATCGGACCGATCGCCGTCAACCAGATCGTTCACCATTCGAACGAGCGGCTCGAACACGATGTGCGCGTGTGTGTCGAACACAAGGTGCCGATTTTCATCACGAGCCTGCGCGCGCCGGCCAGAGAAATTATCGATGCCGTGCACAGCTACGGCGGCATCGTGCTGCACGATGTGATCAACTTGCGCCACGCCAACAAGGCGCTCGAGGCCGGTGTCGACGGCTTGATTCTGGTGGCGGCCGGCGCGGGCGGCCATGCGGGCACGACGTCGCCGTTCGCGCTCGTCGGCGAAGTGCGGCGCATCTTCGACGGGCCGCTCGTGCTGTCGGGCGCGATCGCGAACGGCGGCTCGATTCTCGCCGCGCAGGCGATGGGCGCGGACCTCGCGTATATGGGCACGCGCTTTATCGCAACGCGCGAGGCGCATGCGGTCGACACCTACAAACAGGCGATCGTCAGTTCGAACGCATCCGACATCATCTACACGAATCTGTTTACGGGTGTGCACGGCAACTACATTCGCGAAAGCATCGTCGCGGCAGGACTCGATCCCGATGCGCTGCCGGAATCGGACAAGTCGAAGATGGACTTCGCGAACGAAAAGTCGAAGGCGTGGCGCGATATCTGGGGCGCGGGGCAGGGCGTCGGTTTGATGGACGACGTGCCGAGCGTCGCGGAACTCGTCGCGCGGCTCGCGCAGGAGTATGCGGACGCGAAGAAACGGTTATCGATTGGCGGGTAACGGCGCGTGGATAACGGCGGGCGCGTCGCAGCGACGGTGAGGCAATCCGCCGTCGCGCCCTGCCGCTCACATATTGCGGCGATACTGCCCACCCACCTCGAATAACGCATGCGTGATCTGCCCAAGCGAGCAGACGCGCACCGCATCCATCAGCACCGCAAACACGTTCTGATCGTCGATCACCGCCTGCTGCAAGCGTTCGAGCACGGCGGGCGCCGCATCGCGATGGCGCGCCTGGAATGCGCGCAGCCGTTCAAGCTGGCCTTGCTTCTCGTCTTCGGTCGAGCGCGCGAGTGCGATCGGCGGCGGCGCCTCATGCGGATGCGCGCCAAGAAACGTATTCACGCCGACAATCGGATAGGACCCATCGTGCTTGCGATGCTCGTACAGCATCGACTCGTCCTGAATGCGTCCACGCTGATACCCGGTTTCCATCGCGCCGAGCACACCGCCGCGCTCGGTCAGCCGATCGAATTCAGCAAGCACCGCCGCTTCGACAAGATCGGTCAATTCGTCGATGACGAAGCTGCCCTGGTTCGGATTCTGGCTTTTCGCGAGTCCCCACTCGCGGTTAATGATCAGCTGGATCGCAACCGCGCGCCGCACCGACTCTTCGGTCGGCGTCGTGATCGCTTCGTCGAATGCGTTCGTGTGCAGCGAGTTGCAGTTGTCGTAGATCGCGATTAACGCCTGCAGCGTCGTGCGAATATCGTTGAAGTCGATTTCCTGAGCGTGCAGGCTGCGGCCCGATGTTTGCACATGGTATTTGAGCTTCTGGCTGCGCTCGTTTGCGCCGTAACGCTCGCGCAGCGCGACCGACCAGATGCGGCGCGCAACGCGGCCGAGCACCGTGTATTCGGGGTCCATGCCGTTCGAGAAGAAGAACGACAGATTCGGCGCGAAGTCGTCGATCGACATGCCGCGCGCAAGATACGCTTCGACGTACGTGAAGCCGTTCGCGAGCGTGTACGCAAGCTGCGAGATCGGGTTCGCGCCGGCCTCCGCGATGTGGTAACCGGAAATCGAGACCGAATAGAAGTTACGCACGCCGTGCTCGACGAAATACGCCTGAATGTCGCCCATCACCTTGAGGCTGAATTCGG from Paraburkholderia edwinii includes the following:
- a CDS encoding alpha/beta fold hydrolase: MPFDQYTPFRVSTDGAEIHGVKGGSGPPLLLLHGDTQTHTVWHRCAQPLAAHFTVIATDLRGDGASAMLPGAVPSHERPSKRVMAADQIAVMRHFGFERFLVCAHDRGARVAQRMALDYADTVERLMLLDVAAPFGSDAYAQREVATTVAAAANELDLEHDRADIERGNKIGCPLRVLWGAYDVPAHRAEPLAEWRKVARDVSGRALPACHAIPEEAPDALMAEMLSFFEATDS
- a CDS encoding NAD(P)H-dependent flavin oxidoreductase, yielding MALPAVLQNLTLPVVASPMFIVSYPELVLAQCKAGIVGAFPALNARPAERLDEWLTQIQTALAEHKAAHPDAVIGPIAVNQIVHHSNERLEHDVRVCVEHKVPIFITSLRAPAREIIDAVHSYGGIVLHDVINLRHANKALEAGVDGLILVAAGAGGHAGTTSPFALVGEVRRIFDGPLVLSGAIANGGSILAAQAMGADLAYMGTRFIATREAHAVDTYKQAIVSSNASDIIYTNLFTGVHGNYIRESIVAAGLDPDALPESDKSKMDFANEKSKAWRDIWGAGQGVGLMDDVPSVAELVARLAQEYADAKKRLSIGG